The following are encoded together in the Bacteroidales bacterium MB20-C3-3 genome:
- a CDS encoding acetylornithine carbamoyltransferase: MRNFTKAGDIGTLEHALNLAWDVKINPFADKELGRDKTLLMIFFNSSLRTRLSTQKAAMNLGMNVIVLDINQGAWKLETELGVIMDGDKPEHILEAIPVMGSYCDVIGVRSFANLQNRESDYCEEIINQFIRLSGKPVFSMESATRHPLQSYADVITIEEYKRVQRPKVVLAWAPHPRPLPQAVANSFAEWINSTEYEFVITHPQGYELAQEFTGNAKIEYDWRKAYEGAHFVYAKNWSAYSGKNYGKVLHMDRSWTVDSEKMAITDDAFFMHCLPVRRNMIVTDEVIDSSSSIVVHQASNRVVSAQAVLREILRNI, encoded by the coding sequence ATGAGAAATTTTACAAAAGCAGGTGATATAGGCACATTGGAACATGCCTTAAATCTGGCATGGGATGTAAAAATAAACCCATTTGCAGATAAGGAGCTGGGAAGAGACAAAACACTTCTTATGATTTTCTTTAACTCAAGTCTGAGGACTAGGCTTAGTACGCAAAAAGCTGCCATGAATCTTGGAATGAATGTTATAGTTTTGGATATTAATCAAGGTGCATGGAAGCTTGAAACAGAACTTGGGGTTATAATGGATGGTGACAAACCTGAACATATTCTTGAAGCTATTCCTGTAATGGGAAGCTATTGTGATGTTATTGGAGTGAGGTCTTTTGCGAATCTTCAGAATAGAGAATCTGATTATTGTGAGGAGATAATTAATCAGTTCATAAGATTATCCGGTAAGCCGGTGTTTAGTATGGAGTCTGCAACAAGACACCCTCTTCAGAGTTATGCGGATGTTATCACCATTGAGGAGTACAAAAGGGTTCAAAGACCTAAAGTGGTTCTTGCATGGGCTCCTCACCCAAGACCCCTTCCTCAGGCTGTTGCCAACTCGTTTGCAGAGTGGATTAATAGTACGGAGTACGAATTTGTTATTACCCATCCTCAGGGTTATGAACTGGCTCAGGAGTTTACAGGAAATGCTAAAATTGAGTACGACTGGCGCAAGGCATATGAGGGAGCCCATTTTGTGTATGCTAAAAATTGGTCTGCATACAGCGGAAAAAATTACGGGAAAGTTTTACATATGGACAGATCCTGGACAGTTGACAGTGAAAAGATGGCAATAACAGATGATGCATTTTTTATGCACTGTTTGCCTGTAAGAAGGAATATGATAGTTACCGATGAGGTTATAGACTCCTCCTCGTCCATTGTTGTTCACCAAGCCTCAAACAGAGTTGTCTCTGCTCAGGCTGTGTTAAGAGAGATCCTAAGAAATATTTAA
- a CDS encoding aminotransferase class III-fold pyridoxal phosphate-dependent enzyme, which produces MKNFEVYKLWPVELTRGTGARLWDKEGKEYLDMYGGHAVISIGHSHPKYVSAISDQVAKLGFYSNSVTNSLQSEYAARLGEVSGCNDYSLFLCNSGAEANENAMKLASFQTGKSRILAFKGAFHGRTSGAVATTDNKAIRAPFNRTNKVTFIPINDISLAERELTKGEYAAVIIEGIQGVAGIIMPDDRFLTDLRRLCDKHKVMLILDEVQSGCGRTGRYFAHQYSGIKPDMITAAKGIGNGFPVGAVLISHKIGAVAGMLGTTFGGNHLACAAALAVLSVIEEEDLMDNAVKIGEYISKELSSCNSVSEIRGRGLMIGIELKEGYEKIKERLLFQKCVFTGSAGSNVIRILPPLNITINDADEFITAFKELEKEIQ; this is translated from the coding sequence ATGAAGAATTTTGAAGTTTACAAATTGTGGCCTGTTGAGCTAACCAGGGGAACCGGAGCAAGATTATGGGATAAAGAGGGTAAGGAGTATCTAGATATGTATGGTGGGCACGCTGTGATATCAATAGGGCATTCGCACCCCAAATATGTCTCGGCTATATCAGACCAGGTTGCTAAACTTGGTTTCTACTCAAACTCAGTTACTAATTCTCTGCAGAGTGAATATGCAGCCAGACTGGGAGAGGTCTCAGGGTGCAATGATTATTCTCTTTTCTTATGTAATTCCGGTGCCGAGGCAAATGAGAATGCAATGAAACTTGCCTCTTTTCAAACAGGAAAGAGCAGGATTCTGGCATTCAAAGGGGCATTTCACGGAAGAACCTCAGGAGCTGTGGCTACTACAGATAACAAGGCAATTAGGGCCCCTTTTAACAGAACAAACAAGGTGACATTTATCCCGATTAACGATATCTCTCTTGCAGAGAGAGAACTTACAAAGGGGGAGTATGCTGCTGTAATTATCGAAGGGATACAGGGAGTTGCCGGTATAATAATGCCGGATGACAGGTTCCTGACTGACTTAAGAAGGCTGTGTGATAAACATAAGGTTATGCTTATTCTGGACGAGGTTCAGAGTGGCTGTGGAAGAACAGGAAGGTATTTTGCACATCAGTATTCGGGTATAAAGCCGGATATGATAACAGCTGCAAAGGGAATAGGAAACGGTTTCCCTGTTGGAGCAGTTCTTATTTCTCACAAAATTGGAGCCGTGGCAGGTATGCTTGGAACCACTTTTGGGGGGAATCATTTAGCATGCGCAGCAGCTCTGGCTGTTCTTAGCGTTATAGAAGAGGAGGATCTTATGGATAATGCCGTTAAAATTGGCGAATATATTTCAAAAGAGTTAAGCAGTTGTAATTCGGTATCTGAAATAAGGGGAAGAGGCCTTATGATAGGGATAGAGCTAAAGGAGGGTTATGAAAAAATTAAAGAGAGACTGCTATTCCAAAAATGTGTCTTTACTGGATCTGCAGGGAGTAATGTGATCAGAATTCTTCCTCCACTAAATATCACAATCAATGATGCAGATGAATTTATTACAGCATTTAAAGAACTTGAAAAGGAGATACAATGA
- the argC gene encoding N-acetyl-gamma-glutamyl-phosphate reductase, translating into MIKVAIAGATGYTGGELIRILLNHPDIELKWLISTTSAGEKVSSVHRDLLGECNLTFTDSLGDPDVLFMALGHGLSRQFLSAEKISGECKVIDLGNDFRLDGKWGEDHFVYGLSELLFEEISRARFVANPGCFATSINLALAPLAQAGLLKNESHVHAITGSTGAGKALSGTSHFSYRENNISIYKPFTHQHLAEIGMTLDRFAGRKVPAVNMVPLRGDFTRGILASIYTEVEESYDINAIKELFKERYSASPFVIISDEDICLKEVINTNKAMLHIERHGKYIHITSIIDNLLKGASGQAVQNMNIMLGLPVDRALKLKGIGF; encoded by the coding sequence ATGATTAAGGTGGCAATTGCCGGGGCGACCGGATATACAGGGGGTGAGCTTATAAGGATATTGTTGAATCATCCGGATATTGAGCTTAAGTGGTTGATAAGCACAACTTCTGCAGGTGAAAAAGTCTCAAGTGTTCACCGAGACCTTCTGGGGGAGTGTAACCTTACTTTTACAGATAGCCTGGGAGATCCCGATGTTCTTTTTATGGCACTGGGTCACGGCCTTTCAAGACAATTTCTCTCTGCTGAAAAAATCTCCGGGGAGTGCAAGGTTATTGACCTTGGAAATGATTTCAGACTTGATGGAAAATGGGGAGAAGATCATTTTGTATATGGATTATCAGAACTGCTATTCGAAGAGATCTCCAGAGCAAGATTTGTTGCAAACCCCGGCTGTTTTGCAACTTCAATAAATCTTGCCCTTGCACCACTTGCTCAAGCCGGACTACTCAAAAACGAGTCTCATGTTCATGCAATCACCGGATCAACCGGAGCTGGAAAAGCACTCTCCGGCACATCTCATTTCAGCTACAGAGAGAATAACATATCAATTTACAAGCCATTTACTCATCAGCACCTTGCTGAAATTGGAATGACGCTTGACAGATTTGCAGGCAGGAAGGTTCCGGCTGTAAACATGGTCCCTCTCAGGGGTGATTTTACCAGAGGAATTCTTGCAAGTATTTACACAGAGGTTGAAGAGAGCTACGATATCAACGCTATAAAAGAGTTGTTCAAAGAGAGATACTCAGCCTCTCCTTTTGTAATTATCTCAGATGAGGATATCTGTCTTAAGGAGGTAATTAATACAAACAAAGCAATGCTTCATATAGAGAGGCATGGAAAGTATATACATATTACATCAATTATAGACAATCTTCTAAAAGGAGCCTCTGGACAAGCAGTTCAGAATATGAATATTATGCTGGGTCTTCCTGTGGATAGAGCTCTGAAATTAAAGGGAATAGGATTTTAA
- the argG gene encoding argininosuccinate synthase — translation MKEKVVLAFSGGLDTSFCVPYLIKERGLEVHTVMVNTGGFTKEEEQKIEERAISLGATSHKTIDAVEEYYTKGIKYLIFGNILKNGTYPLSVSSERIFQALAVLEEVKRVDAKYVAHGSTGAGNDQVRFDLVFEVMAPGVEIIAPIRELSLTRAQEIEYLAKHGCELSWEKAKYSINQGLWGTSIGGVETLTAEGFLPENAYPSQLKKRESVIVKIGFRKGEPVSLDGKSLSPVEVIRELALIAGSYAVGRDVHVGDTIIGIKGRVAFEAAAPMIIIKAHHLLEKHTLTKGQLYWKDQLAGWYGQLMHEAQYLDPLARNIENFLEDTQTSVTGEVSVELRPYHFSVLGCSSEYDLMNSAFGQYGEMNKSFTGQDVIGFTKVLANPLKIYYSVHKND, via the coding sequence ATGAAAGAAAAAGTTGTATTGGCGTTCAGCGGAGGGCTGGACACATCGTTCTGTGTTCCTTACCTTATTAAAGAGAGGGGTCTTGAGGTTCATACTGTAATGGTTAATACCGGTGGATTTACAAAAGAGGAGGAGCAGAAAATTGAGGAGAGAGCAATTTCACTGGGAGCAACATCACACAAAACCATTGATGCTGTTGAGGAATACTACACAAAGGGTATAAAGTATTTGATATTTGGTAATATCCTTAAAAACGGAACATACCCTCTCTCTGTAAGTTCTGAAAGAATTTTTCAGGCACTTGCAGTTCTTGAAGAGGTAAAGAGAGTTGATGCCAAATATGTAGCTCACGGAAGCACCGGAGCCGGAAACGACCAGGTGCGCTTTGATCTTGTATTTGAGGTTATGGCTCCCGGTGTTGAGATTATAGCGCCTATCAGGGAACTTTCACTAACAAGAGCACAGGAGATAGAGTATCTTGCAAAGCACGGCTGTGAACTCTCATGGGAGAAGGCTAAATACTCAATTAATCAGGGCCTGTGGGGAACAAGTATAGGAGGTGTAGAGACCCTTACTGCAGAAGGTTTTCTGCCAGAAAACGCATACCCGTCTCAGCTTAAAAAGCGCGAATCTGTTATAGTTAAAATTGGTTTCCGGAAGGGAGAGCCTGTTTCACTTGACGGAAAATCACTTTCGCCTGTTGAGGTTATAAGGGAGCTGGCGTTAATTGCCGGATCCTATGCAGTGGGAAGAGATGTTCATGTGGGCGATACAATAATCGGCATAAAAGGGAGAGTGGCATTTGAAGCGGCTGCTCCAATGATAATAATAAAGGCGCATCATCTTCTGGAGAAGCATACTCTGACTAAGGGTCAGCTATACTGGAAAGATCAGCTTGCAGGATGGTATGGTCAGCTGATGCATGAAGCACAATACCTTGATCCATTAGCAAGAAACATAGAGAATTTTCTGGAAGATACACAAACCTCTGTAACCGGAGAGGTCTCTGTAGAGCTTCGTCCGTATCATTTCTCAGTTCTTGGCTGCAGTTCAGAATATGATCTGATGAACTCGGCTTTTGGACAGTATGGAGAGATGAATAAATCTTTTACCGGCCAGGATGTCATAGGATTTACCAAGGTTCTTGCGAACCCTCTAAAAATCTACTATTCAGTACATAAAAATGATTAA
- a CDS encoding GNAT family N-acetyltransferase yields the protein MSVSIVVADSSHTVYAEKICELMYVSAQERGTGIARRSPEYIAKKMSDGKAIIAIENGEAVGFSYIETWSHSRFVANSGLIVAHSHRNTGLARKIKTRIFKLSRRLYPGAKIFSITTGLAVMKINYELGFRPVTFSELTEDPDFWKGCEGCRNYDILQRNNHKMCLCTGLLFDPEYKSAKRTPLGKIISLFSL from the coding sequence ATGAGTGTCAGCATTGTAGTGGCCGATTCGAGCCATACTGTGTATGCAGAAAAAATCTGCGAACTAATGTATGTATCTGCGCAAGAGCGTGGTACAGGTATTGCCAGAAGATCTCCTGAATATATAGCCAAAAAGATGAGTGATGGAAAGGCTATAATAGCCATTGAGAATGGTGAGGCTGTAGGCTTTTCATATATAGAGACATGGAGTCATAGCAGATTTGTGGCAAACTCCGGCCTTATTGTAGCCCACTCCCATAGAAATACAGGACTGGCAAGGAAAATCAAGACAAGAATTTTTAAGCTATCAAGGAGGCTTTATCCGGGTGCAAAAATTTTCAGTATAACAACCGGACTGGCTGTTATGAAGATTAACTATGAACTGGGATTTCGCCCTGTTACATTTTCTGAACTTACAGAGGATCCGGATTTTTGGAAGGGCTGTGAAGGTTGCAGAAACTATGACATCCTCCAGAGAAACAATCATAAAATGTGCCTCTGTACAGGATTGCTTTTTGATCCGGAATATAAATCGGCAAAGAGAACTCCGTTAGGAAAAATTATTTCACTTTTCTCACTATAA